The Devosia sp. MC521 genome has a segment encoding these proteins:
- a CDS encoding DUF1491 family protein, protein MGRLRSDLWCMAFVRRHNDLGNMCVLARRGDPIAGQVFIEIDHLDGTRSLFTPAPMLSAGDGAGLVFQRRFSHVDLLKVRDRINQETEFDPDLWVISLDMRGDDPGIDIVEPR, encoded by the coding sequence GTGGGACGCCTCAGAAGCGATCTGTGGTGCATGGCGTTTGTGCGCCGCCACAATGATCTGGGCAATATGTGTGTGCTTGCGCGGCGAGGGGACCCCATCGCCGGGCAGGTTTTCATCGAGATCGATCATCTCGATGGAACACGGAGCCTGTTTACGCCCGCGCCCATGCTGAGCGCTGGAGATGGGGCGGGGCTGGTGTTTCAGCGCCGCTTTTCCCATGTGGACCTGCTCAAAGTGCGTGATCGCATCAACCAAGAGACTGAGTTTGACCCCGATCTCTGGGTAATTAGCCTTGATATGCGCGGGGATGACCCGGGTATTGATATCGTCGAGCCGCGTTAA
- a CDS encoding peptidoglycan-binding domain-containing protein, which translates to MTTNTLSQLPLMAGSVVVTTLTKAGYWSFDRYMRAPLASTAVLAMVTLSAMAGSNALFMQTTEHPSPFFVQTSQVNAVMPTPVVDRPALEEVALAPAQQTVLTQPTQTPTYASAPVQNAVPDEPVGNAQMFAVQKKLVELQLFAGKVDGYYGPQTAAAIRQFQNRNGMNPTGSADKSVVDAILNSDAAGRVSGARSQPVQEQAITTPIRTPEPVQQVYYAPAPAPVPVVQPAPQPEMIAPPVQPQAVVLPPIAPPTPEVAPVVQPQPQVAHAAATTIDGILANMSSPEAAPTTPTPSVALMAQPVVASAPQPAPTLVASLEPAQPPTPVAAPAPAATATPVAETVKVLPANDAELVMQIQRGLASLGFFRAPIDGKPGPETARAIREFENFHRYKMTGQVQPDLVDLLVTAGATI; encoded by the coding sequence ATGACAACGAACACCCTTTCCCAGCTTCCGCTGATGGCGGGGAGCGTTGTGGTTACGACCTTGACCAAAGCTGGTTATTGGTCGTTTGACCGCTATATGCGCGCGCCATTGGCATCCACGGCTGTTCTTGCCATGGTGACCCTGTCGGCAATGGCGGGCAGCAATGCGCTGTTCATGCAAACGACCGAACATCCGTCGCCATTTTTCGTGCAGACCAGCCAGGTCAATGCCGTCATGCCGACGCCTGTTGTCGATCGACCTGCATTGGAAGAGGTCGCGCTCGCGCCAGCACAGCAGACTGTTCTGACCCAGCCGACGCAGACCCCAACCTATGCCAGTGCGCCTGTGCAGAACGCGGTGCCGGACGAGCCAGTGGGCAATGCGCAGATGTTCGCCGTGCAGAAGAAGCTGGTCGAACTGCAGCTGTTCGCTGGCAAGGTCGACGGCTATTACGGCCCACAGACCGCCGCCGCTATCCGCCAGTTCCAGAATCGCAATGGGATGAACCCAACGGGTTCTGCTGACAAATCTGTTGTCGATGCTATTCTGAATTCTGATGCAGCAGGCCGTGTGTCTGGTGCTCGCTCGCAGCCCGTGCAGGAACAGGCGATTACGACGCCAATCCGCACGCCAGAGCCAGTGCAGCAGGTCTATTATGCGCCAGCGCCAGCACCTGTGCCGGTGGTGCAGCCTGCGCCGCAGCCAGAAATGATCGCGCCGCCTGTTCAGCCGCAGGCTGTCGTTTTGCCACCAATTGCGCCGCCGACGCCGGAAGTCGCGCCTGTGGTTCAACCGCAGCCGCAAGTTGCGCATGCCGCAGCGACGACAATCGATGGCATTTTGGCCAATATGAGTTCGCCCGAAGCTGCGCCAACAACGCCGACTCCATCGGTTGCGCTGATGGCTCAGCCAGTGGTCGCATCAGCGCCGCAGCCCGCACCGACGCTTGTCGCGTCGCTAGAGCCTGCTCAGCCGCCAACTCCAGTTGCGGCTCCAGCACCTGCTGCGACCGCGACGCCGGTTGCTGAAACCGTGAAGGTTTTGCCTGCGAACGACGCAGAACTGGTGATGCAGATCCAGCGTGGCTTGGCCAGCCTCGGGTTCTTCCGAGCGCCAATCGACGGCAAGCCGGGGCCGGAAACGGCGCGCGCGATCCGCGAGTTCGAGAACTTCCATCGCTACAAGATGACCGGCCAGGTTCAGCCTGATCTGGTGGATCTGTTGGTGACTGCGGGCGCGACGATCTAA
- the chrA gene encoding chromate efflux transporter, with amino-acid sequence MTTENKRGTPAEVFFTFLKLGVTSFGGPIAHLGYFRDELVTKRNWVSESAYADLVALCQFLPGPASSQLGFALGLQRAGPLGALAAWVAFTLPSAILLVLFALGAAAFEGPLAQGIVHGLKLVAVAVVVQAIYGMAKSLTPDLPRIAIAMGSIVLVVLIGGSFGQMAAIGMGGLLGLVICRHVAGKGGDALPLVSKGVGIGALIAFVVLLVGLPLLAGAGGGVALFDAFYRAGALVFGGGHVVLPLLEAEVVGSGWVSKDAFLAGYGATQAVPGPLFTFAAYLGALSHGVSGAAIALVAIFLPGMLLLIGVLPFWAALATKAQARAAMAGANAAVVGLLAAALYDPVFISGVGSWLDFALALIGFALLVFAKVPSWLVVLGLATVSGGLALL; translated from the coding sequence GTGACGACGGAGAATAAGCGCGGAACGCCTGCCGAAGTCTTTTTCACATTTCTCAAGCTCGGTGTGACCAGCTTTGGTGGGCCTATCGCCCACCTTGGCTATTTTCGCGATGAGCTGGTGACCAAGCGAAACTGGGTGAGCGAGAGCGCTTACGCCGATCTGGTCGCGCTGTGTCAGTTTCTGCCCGGACCAGCATCGAGCCAACTTGGCTTTGCCCTAGGCTTGCAACGCGCGGGGCCTCTCGGCGCATTGGCGGCCTGGGTCGCTTTCACCCTCCCATCCGCAATTCTTCTTGTGCTCTTTGCGCTCGGTGCTGCCGCGTTTGAGGGGCCGCTGGCGCAGGGGATTGTGCATGGGCTCAAACTCGTTGCTGTCGCTGTGGTGGTGCAGGCGATTTACGGCATGGCCAAAAGCCTGACGCCGGACCTGCCGCGCATCGCCATCGCAATGGGTTCGATTGTACTGGTAGTGCTGATTGGCGGCAGTTTTGGGCAGATGGCGGCCATCGGGATGGGCGGGCTGCTTGGGCTGGTGATCTGTCGTCATGTTGCGGGCAAGGGGGGCGACGCACTACCGCTGGTGTCAAAGGGCGTTGGTATTGGGGCGCTGATCGCCTTCGTCGTGCTGTTGGTTGGCTTGCCGCTTTTGGCTGGGGCAGGGGGCGGCGTAGCGCTGTTCGACGCGTTCTATCGCGCGGGGGCGCTGGTGTTCGGCGGCGGGCATGTGGTTTTGCCGTTGCTTGAGGCAGAGGTGGTGGGCTCTGGCTGGGTCAGCAAGGATGCGTTTCTCGCTGGTTATGGCGCGACGCAAGCCGTGCCCGGACCGCTCTTCACCTTCGCGGCTTATCTGGGCGCCCTAAGCCATGGCGTGTCGGGTGCGGCCATTGCGCTTGTGGCGATATTTTTGCCCGGCATGCTCTTGCTGATTGGAGTTTTGCCTTTTTGGGCGGCGCTGGCAACAAAGGCACAAGCGCGAGCGGCTATGGCAGGAGCAAATGCTGCCGTGGTCGGTTTGCTCGCCGCAGCCCTGTACGACCCGGTGTTTATCAGCGGCGTCGGGAGCTGGCTGGATTTCGCGCTGGCGCTGATCGGCTTTGCGCTATTGGTTTTTGCCAAAGTGCCGAGTTGGCTGGTCGTGCTTGGACTGGCTACGGTGTCGGGCGGGCTGGCGCTGCTTTAA
- a CDS encoding DUF2336 domain-containing protein codes for MLGFQPYETFQLLIETGGVDRTNTLLIAACDAYARRGKPTIPEMEQFETLAARLFPAATDQARSKAAALLGRAEHLSPMLENLVIENIGDDLIDFLRSAPELSEQTMFTLLERFGAPAAAAIATRGDMTDAVLSKLFQMNSRKVYRALAANLHIVPKGAFVSALARSATMDHLVAEALGNREDFDAGLLAPAFFDLSDENRIKVIRSFAHRSTPVAPIARTIEQLSVATADLTKALMKLFTENRRPEVTKLLSQITGLDEVRCGQIAHDVTGASLFVILRAFGATSYDGLKVLIHATSQDGDRSKSLAEFAILFNDIAPASMAYLMSAWRGEVNLLELTKPEYVPLNQDSKRTAKLATAHNAIVDQAIDALAKIGIRRAV; via the coding sequence ATGCTTGGTTTTCAGCCGTACGAGACATTTCAGCTTCTGATTGAAACGGGTGGTGTCGATCGCACCAACACGCTGCTCATCGCCGCGTGTGATGCATACGCCCGCCGCGGCAAGCCAACCATTCCCGAAATGGAACAGTTTGAAACTCTGGCAGCGCGCCTCTTCCCGGCCGCGACAGATCAGGCTCGTTCTAAGGCCGCAGCCCTTCTCGGGCGCGCCGAACATCTGTCTCCCATGCTCGAAAACCTCGTCATCGAGAACATTGGCGACGATCTGATTGATTTCCTGCGCAGCGCGCCAGAGCTGTCCGAACAGACCATGTTCACCCTGCTCGAGCGTTTCGGTGCACCGGCAGCCGCAGCCATCGCCACGCGTGGCGACATGACCGACGCTGTCTTGTCCAAGCTCTTCCAGATGAATTCGCGCAAAGTTTATCGCGCGCTCGCAGCGAACTTGCACATTGTGCCAAAGGGCGCTTTTGTCAGCGCCTTGGCCCGTTCGGCGACCATGGATCACTTGGTTGCAGAAGCTCTCGGCAATCGCGAAGATTTTGACGCTGGCCTGCTCGCACCGGCCTTCTTTGACCTTTCCGATGAAAACCGCATCAAGGTCATTCGCTCTTTTGCCCACCGCTCTACCCCAGTGGCTCCAATCGCCCGCACCATTGAGCAGCTCTCCGTCGCTACGGCTGATCTAACCAAGGCGCTGATGAAACTCTTCACCGAGAACCGTCGCCCCGAAGTCACCAAGCTCTTGTCGCAGATCACGGGTCTGGATGAAGTGCGGTGCGGCCAGATCGCCCACGACGTGACCGGCGCATCGCTTTTCGTCATCCTGCGCGCTTTTGGTGCGACGTCTTACGATGGCTTGAAAGTGCTGATCCACGCCACCAGCCAGGACGGTGATCGTTCCAAGTCGCTGGCCGAGTTTGCCATCCTGTTCAACGACATCGCTCCGGCCTCCATGGCCTATCTGATGAGCGCTTGGCGTGGTGAAGTGAACCTGCTGGAGCTGACCAAGCCAGAATACGTGCCACTCAATCAGGACAGCAAGCGGACCGCCAAGCTGGCCACTGCGCACAATGCCATTGTCGATCAGGCAATCGACGCTTTGGCCAAGATTGGTATTCGTCGCGCCGTTTAA
- a CDS encoding NUDIX domain-containing protein, which translates to MMSSETFHAHLSAVVTRYRADVAEPGEHLALLRWQMDNNHRLDLRDTFPGHITTSALVISPAKDKILLIDHVTIGRWLQPGGHYEPSDSFWASALREAVEETGVIGAVLHPWHKGDLPLVIDSHDVPGKPARNEPPHVHHDLQYVFVASADQPLTAQLDEVHAAQWQDFSALAAISTRAAKRILAL; encoded by the coding sequence CAGAGACTTTCCACGCACACTTGTCGGCCGTAGTTACGCGGTATCGTGCCGATGTTGCCGAGCCCGGTGAACATCTCGCCCTGCTCCGCTGGCAGATGGACAATAACCACCGCCTTGATCTGCGTGATACTTTCCCCGGCCATATCACCACCAGCGCGCTGGTGATCTCGCCGGCCAAGGACAAGATCTTACTCATAGATCACGTCACCATCGGCCGTTGGCTGCAGCCCGGCGGGCATTATGAACCCAGCGACAGTTTCTGGGCTTCGGCTCTGCGTGAGGCTGTTGAAGAGACCGGCGTTATCGGCGCAGTGCTTCACCCATGGCACAAAGGCGATCTCCCGCTCGTTATCGACAGTCACGATGTGCCCGGAAAGCCCGCGCGCAATGAACCGCCCCACGTCCACCATGATTTGCAATATGTGTTTGTCGCCAGTGCTGACCAGCCTCTGACGGCCCAGCTGGACGAAGTTCATGCGGCCCAATGGCAAGATTTTTCTGCCCTTGCCGCAATTTCCACCCGCGCCGCCAAACGCATTCTCGCGCTTTAA